DNA from Cygnus atratus isolate AKBS03 ecotype Queensland, Australia chromosome 7, CAtr_DNAZoo_HiC_assembly, whole genome shotgun sequence:
TGTGGCTTACCTTACAGTTTTCACTTAATGCGCAAACGCAAGCACGTGCTTTAATCTAAAGCTTTCTGAAACACCGGAACCTCACAAACTGTTAGTCATCCTTACCTACAGACTACACAGGAATCACTTCAGAATTTCACTGCTATGAAAAGAAACCTTAAACATCAACTGCCATGATTTGCTGCTCACAATAGTTTCAGGGGAGATTTTCTAACTCAGATGTGTCCTGACCTGAGGCAGACAACAGAACCTTGACTGAGGTATTTAGACAGGCCTAGCTACAAGATGCAGTTTAGGTGCCTTCCTTACCTCACTCAGTCTACAGCATTCATCCATGTATTCATCCAGACTGTCACTTGTGGGGTACTTCTTCAGCGGATGCCCAGGGATCTGAAGGTCTTGCATGCTGCCAAAGGTCTCTGGGTAATTGTCAGCAATTGTCTTTGGCTCTTCTACAGGATCTGGGGTGGGAAGAGTGCTTTCCCTGGGTAGGCCCATCTCTGGTGCAGGTTCCTTTTCCAGAGGTTGCCTTTCGCTCTGGTCAAAATGTTCATCAGGATCTTCTCCTTCCTGAGGGACACCCAAGTTGTCAAGGGGAGCTGTAGGAACCTGCACAGCATCAGACTCCTGGCTGTAGTACTCTGCTTGCTTTTCACTCTCTGGACCTTGGTGGCTGACTTTTCTGGCACATTCTTTACATGTTCTCATTATCAGATGGTCAatttctggagaagaagaggtgCTAAGCACGCCCGAGTCGCAAAATGAGTCTCTGTTGTGAAGCACAAAGCTCTTCTCTGAACCTGTTGGCGTCGATGGAGAATTAGCCCCGCTTGGCAATTCCACTCCTGAGTCCTCAGATTCAAATTTGGATAATCTGTGAAGCTGGCATTTGGACTCGAAGGTGCTGAGGTCAGGCAGTGTGGCTACATAGTCTGTACCTGCCGGGGCATCTGCACAGTCTGGGTCTGCCGCCGGGGCCACAACATTGGGACTTCCCTGGCAGTCCTGGGGGAGGCTGGCACCGGGGAGTTGGGGCTCTTCGGTGCAGGCTGCATCAGTGGGAGCCTCTGGTGTTAGTGCTGGGTTCTGAATTCCTTCGTTGCTCAGTATCTTCATGTGTGTTAGCACTACTTTGTCCTCAGCAGGTGGGCTCTTCTTACCTGcataaaggaaaacaagtagAAAGTCACAAGGGGCTGCAAAGCTCAGTCTAATCTATACTGCGTTGCCTGAGGGATGAGAGGTGGAAAGCTGTCTATATAGTAATGCAGTAGAAGGGGGCAGccctggtttgtttttcttaagctATATGAGACTTTCTTGTAGACTTTGTTgtaacagaagtgttttgtttcacagaCACTGTGTCCTTCAGGGGGGTCATAAATGCAGAGTTCTGATTTAGTAGGTAGGTAGGAAACAGTACAGGGAGTCATGTGAATTTTAGTCATTACCTGCATGCAGACACAGAGAACCACAAGATAAGACATTAATTTAAGGCTAAACTACTTCTTCTGATTAAATGTATTctgaggcagaagcagaaaaaaaaagtgcaaaactaaatatgtatttctggAGCTTTGAGTGAATTTCGGGCTGCAACAAGTAATTTGCAAACTGTTTGGTCAGTAGTGCTCTGAACACGTACAGGTGATGAAAAGCAAGTACTGATAGGAAAAGTAAATGAGGCATTGTAGATCTTTTTCAGTCCGTGCATGGCTTTATCTATGAAgtcatttctttaaatgaacTCTTACCTTCCTTGTAAAGAGAAAGGGTATGGGAGCAGCTTTGTTCATGAGTTTTTGCACGTGGGCAAAGATGACGCATTTCCACATCACAGCTATTTCATGCAGTGATGTGGATGAAGTGTTGAACGGCTTCTGGATGAAAGGCTGACCTACATGAGCTGAATATCTGGCCCAggttttctcactgtttttctgGATCTAGCATTTCACAGAGCAGAATTCTGAGCCCTTATTACTATCTGACCCAGGGTACCTCGGAGGGCTACAATGCACACACACTTCAGGATATCTTACTTCCtacttcatttcctttcaatCCCCTCTCctaccttcctttctttttgcctaGCATCaaacctgcagctgcttcagaaaCTCACTCCTGGCAGCGTAACTGTCCCTGAGCAGGTAGAGAAGTCTGGAGCTCAGCTGGAAgggagctctgctctgtgcagccctCCTTCATGGGAACCcagaaaaaatcctgtttctgaAACAACCCATTTTCcagccttccctcctccagctTGCTTTCCGCAATGTCAGCAGACGAGAGAATTTTACTCATCAAGTCCAAGCTCGCTATTATATGAGtcattttctactttatttaaatattccttCTATTTGATCTTAAGAATTTCTTGGAACACCACTGAAACATGCCCTTCACTGCTCATCAGCAGGCACAGATTTAACATTTCACACTGGATTTTCAAAAAGGCTGAGAGTGATAAAGAATCCTACCTGATGGGAATTCTTTGGGGCTTTCTATGAGCGTGTAGTGCTTTTAACCCCGTATAAAAGATCTTGTTTATCCAATACAGACCTACACTCACCTCCTTTGACAGCATTCACAGGCATCTCTCCACTGCAAAGAGCCACATTTGAGTCAGTGCTGGACTGTCAGCAACGCAACACCAGTGCATTGCTGGGATGGGTGACAAGAGAAAGACATTGCCTATGGAAAAGCTACAGGAAAGCATCATCGGGAGCTGTCTGTGAAACAGGGCACCTCCTCTTGGGGTGAGCGTGGTGGACCTTGAACTGAGGACAAGGAAGAGGGAGCCTGCTTCACAGCTTCATGCACAGCAAAACACTGACAGTAAGAGGGGCCTTGGTGCCAGGTCCtggagggaggtggtggagctGAGTCGTTACTGATTGGGAGTGAAAAGCATCTCCCAGCtcagctgccagctcctcttGGCAGCTGGAAGCAAAACACTGTAcctgcttgaaaaataaaaggctagCAGGATCTTTGGATGGCATCACCACCCCTGATGgcacaacaaaaccaccaagagtcagaaggaaaacagttgttgtgcagcattttctttttaagagcaAATCATGCAGCTGTCATTCCTACCAGGAATGACTGAATGCAGTAGTAGTCTATTCCCACAGGATCTGATTGCCTTCACTTATTAATCATGCCATGCTCTCGTTTGATTGGAGATTCTCTCACTGTCTTTCAACCTgcccctttttttcttgcttaacCGGTTTTACCCTGGCctacacaaatatttctttgtctgAAATCAGGAAGCAGTGTAATAACATGAGGTCTTGCTGCTTACAGAAAGAGATGTCAGATGCTTTAATTCATATCTCTTATGAATACTAAAGCTGCAATGTGAACTGCAAAGTTTGGTGgacatagaaaaaataaaaaagagattaaCCCCCTAACCCTCATGAGAAGGTCCCCTCAATTCCACCAGCTCCAGAGCTGAGAAAGTTGTCCCCATCCCGTGACCACTAGCAATATCAAATGGTTTCACAACAATTTATT
Protein-coding regions in this window:
- the LOC118246917 gene encoding uncharacterized protein LOC118246917, giving the protein MPVNAVKGGKKSPPAEDKVVLTHMKILSNEGIQNPALTPEAPTDAACTEEPQLPGASLPQDCQGSPNVVAPAADPDCADAPAGTDYVATLPDLSTFESKCQLHRLSKFESEDSGVELPSGANSPSTPTGSEKSFVLHNRDSFCDSGVLSTSSSPEIDHLIMRTCKECARKVSHQGPESEKQAEYYSQESDAVQVPTAPLDNLGVPQEGEDPDEHFDQSERQPLEKEPAPEMGLPRESTLPTPDPVEEPKTIADNYPETFGSMQDLQIPGHPLKKYPTSDSLDEYMDECCRLSEVNQGNSKALGSGLGYLEHICQLIEKIGQLQEHNLRLQKQVCSLQKEQKMSQLKEEYLMQHCSCGAASVFLNSYQDVKTFFAGRSRPHSLLVQTGNPSDLSIIPEIGANTEKLSGCSGSERHPESGNSQPMLGLRKLSNNRNNKENEFTEAGSMAEGQAFLSKDPAARKGLDTSKNCSGESHAWGRMRDLMRKTRLRNQSKLGLSSAALKRSCPQLYRPDITTSELRKTERNSMIVLGQNMKNENIWPF